One Solanum lycopersicum chromosome 2, SLM_r2.1 genomic region harbors:
- the LOC101268338 gene encoding aspartyl protease family protein precursor, with protein MPNSGKIRNFFLAPIIFLAILGYQLKTTDGFGTFGFDIHHRYSDPVKGILDLHGLPEKGTVEYYSAWTQRDRFVKGRRLADTTNPTVPLAFSGGNETLRLSSLGFLHYANVTVGSPGLSFLVALDTGSDLFWLPCDCSNCVRALQTRSGGRINLNIYSPNTSSTSEIVPCNGTLCGQNRRCLASQNACAYGVAYLSNNTSSSGVLVEDILHLETNNAQQKSIEAPIALGCGIRQTGAFLTGAAPNGLFGLGIENISVPSMLASKGLAANSFSMCFGPDGIGRIVFGDKGSPGQGETPLNLDQPHPTYNISLTGITVGSKITDLDFTAIFDSGTSFTYLNDPVYKVITENFDSEAKQPRIQPDGTIPFEYCYGISANQTTFEVPDVNLTMKGGNQFYLFDPIIMLSLPDGSGAYCLAVVKSGDVNIIGQNFMTGYHVIFDREKMVLGWKASDCYDSGESNDRSTTLPVNKRNSTEAPSPASVVPEATKGNASANEPATSFPSVPSSRPAGNHAPHLNSFYYQLMMAIFSFFNYYLIIISS; from the exons ATGCCTAATTCTGGTAAAATTCGTAATTTTTTCCTTGCCCCAATTATTTTCTTGGCGATTCTTGGATACCAGTTGAAGACAACTGATGGGTTTGGGACATTCGGGTTTGATATCCATCACCGGTATTCGGATCCGgtaaagggtattttggaccttCATGGGTTGCCTGAGAAGGGGACTGTTGAATATTATTCAGCTTGGACTCAACGTGATCGGTTTGTTAAGGGCCGTCGCCTTGCTGATACAACTAATCCCACAGTGCCCCTTGCTTTTTCTGGAGGAAATGAAACTTTGCGGCTCAGTTCTTTGGGATT CTTGCATTATGCAAATGTCACTGTGGGCAGTCCTGGGCTATCATTTCTAGTGGCACTTGACACTGGCAGTGACTTATTTTGGCTACCATGTGATTGCAGCAACTGTGTGCGTGCCCTTCAGACACGCAGTGGAGGA CGAATAAATCTTAATATCTACAGCCCTAATACGTCTTCAACGAGTGAGATTGTTCCGTGCAATGGCACTTTGTGTGGACAAAATAGACGATGCTTAGCTTCGCAGAATGCATGTGCTTATGGAGTTGCATATCTCTCCAATAACACCTCATCATCAGGGGTACTGGTGGAAGACATCTTGCACTTAGAAACAAATAATGCTCAACAAAAAAGCATTGAAGCTCCAATTGCTCTGGG TTGTGGGATAAGACAAACAGGTGCATTTTTAACTGGTGCAGCTCCTAATGGTCTATTTGGACTTGGTATTGAAAATATATCTGTCCCAAGCATGTTAGCAAGCAAAGGTCTTGCTGCAAATTCTTTCTCTATGTGCTTTGGACCTGATGGTATTGGAAGAATAGTTTTTGGAGATAAAGGAAGTCCAGGCCAAGGAGAAACACCACTCAATCTTGATCAACCACA CCCAACTTATAACATCAGCCTGACAGGAATAACAGTAGGAAGCAAGATCACTGATCTTGATTTCACAGCCATTTTCGACTCTGGCACTTCATTCACATACTTGAACGACCCAGTTTACAAAGTCATTACAGAAAAC TTCGATTCTGAAGCAAAACAGCCACGTATTCAACCTGATGGCACAATTCCTTTTGAGTACTGCTATGGGATAAG TGCAAATCAAACTACATTTGAAGTTCCAGACGTAAATTTGACAATGAAAGGTGGCAACCAATTTTATCTTTTCGATCCGATAATAATGCTCTCACTCCCG GACGGTTCAGGCGCATACTGTTTAGCTGTTGTGAAAAGTGGGGATGTCAACATCATTGGAC AAAATTTCATGACTGGCTATCACGTAATATTTGATCGGGAGAAGATGGTTTTGGGTTGGAAAGCCTCTGATT GTTATGATTCTGGAGAATCAAACGATAGATCAACAACTCTGCCCGTGAACAAGCGCAATTCTACCGAAGCGCCTTCGCCTGCCAGTGTGGTGCCCGAGGCCACCAAGGGAAATGCAAGTGCAAATGAACCCGCTACATCGTTCCCATCTGTTCCATCATCTAGACCTGCAGGAAACCATGCACCACATTTGAATTCCTTCTATTACCAACTTATGATGgctatattttcctttttcaactattatttgattattatttctTCTTGA
- the LOC101268338 gene encoding aspartyl protease family protein isoform X1 → MPNSGKIRNFFLAPIIFLAILGYQLKTTDGFGTFGFDIHHRYSDPVKGILDLHGLPEKGTVEYYSAWTQRDRFVKGRRLADTTNPTVPLAFSGGNETLRLSSLGFLHYANVTVGSPGLSFLVALDTGSDLFWLPCDCSNCVRALQTRSGGRINLNIYSPNTSSTSEIVPCNGTLCGQNRRCLASQNACAYGVAYLSNNTSSSGVLVEDILHLETNNAQQKSIEAPIALGCGIRQTGAFLTGAAPNGLFGLGIENISVPSMLASKGLAANSFSMCFGPDGIGRIVFGDKGSPGQGETPLNLDQPHPTYNISLTGITVGSKITDLDFTAIFDSGTSFTYLNDPVYKVITENFDSEAKQPRIQPDGTIPFEYCYGISSANQTTFEVPDVNLTMKGGNQFYLFDPIIMLSLPDGSGAYCLAVVKSGDVNIIGQNFMTGYHVIFDREKMVLGWKASDCYDSGESNDRSTTLPVNKRNSTEAPSPASVVPEATKGNASANEPATSFPSVPSSRPAGNHAPHLNSFYYQLMMAIFSFFNYYLIIISS, encoded by the exons ATGCCTAATTCTGGTAAAATTCGTAATTTTTTCCTTGCCCCAATTATTTTCTTGGCGATTCTTGGATACCAGTTGAAGACAACTGATGGGTTTGGGACATTCGGGTTTGATATCCATCACCGGTATTCGGATCCGgtaaagggtattttggaccttCATGGGTTGCCTGAGAAGGGGACTGTTGAATATTATTCAGCTTGGACTCAACGTGATCGGTTTGTTAAGGGCCGTCGCCTTGCTGATACAACTAATCCCACAGTGCCCCTTGCTTTTTCTGGAGGAAATGAAACTTTGCGGCTCAGTTCTTTGGGATT CTTGCATTATGCAAATGTCACTGTGGGCAGTCCTGGGCTATCATTTCTAGTGGCACTTGACACTGGCAGTGACTTATTTTGGCTACCATGTGATTGCAGCAACTGTGTGCGTGCCCTTCAGACACGCAGTGGAGGA CGAATAAATCTTAATATCTACAGCCCTAATACGTCTTCAACGAGTGAGATTGTTCCGTGCAATGGCACTTTGTGTGGACAAAATAGACGATGCTTAGCTTCGCAGAATGCATGTGCTTATGGAGTTGCATATCTCTCCAATAACACCTCATCATCAGGGGTACTGGTGGAAGACATCTTGCACTTAGAAACAAATAATGCTCAACAAAAAAGCATTGAAGCTCCAATTGCTCTGGG TTGTGGGATAAGACAAACAGGTGCATTTTTAACTGGTGCAGCTCCTAATGGTCTATTTGGACTTGGTATTGAAAATATATCTGTCCCAAGCATGTTAGCAAGCAAAGGTCTTGCTGCAAATTCTTTCTCTATGTGCTTTGGACCTGATGGTATTGGAAGAATAGTTTTTGGAGATAAAGGAAGTCCAGGCCAAGGAGAAACACCACTCAATCTTGATCAACCACA CCCAACTTATAACATCAGCCTGACAGGAATAACAGTAGGAAGCAAGATCACTGATCTTGATTTCACAGCCATTTTCGACTCTGGCACTTCATTCACATACTTGAACGACCCAGTTTACAAAGTCATTACAGAAAAC TTCGATTCTGAAGCAAAACAGCCACGTATTCAACCTGATGGCACAATTCCTTTTGAGTACTGCTATGGGATAAG CAGTGCAAATCAAACTACATTTGAAGTTCCAGACGTAAATTTGACAATGAAAGGTGGCAACCAATTTTATCTTTTCGATCCGATAATAATGCTCTCACTCCCG GACGGTTCAGGCGCATACTGTTTAGCTGTTGTGAAAAGTGGGGATGTCAACATCATTGGAC AAAATTTCATGACTGGCTATCACGTAATATTTGATCGGGAGAAGATGGTTTTGGGTTGGAAAGCCTCTGATT GTTATGATTCTGGAGAATCAAACGATAGATCAACAACTCTGCCCGTGAACAAGCGCAATTCTACCGAAGCGCCTTCGCCTGCCAGTGTGGTGCCCGAGGCCACCAAGGGAAATGCAAGTGCAAATGAACCCGCTACATCGTTCCCATCTGTTCCATCATCTAGACCTGCAGGAAACCATGCACCACATTTGAATTCCTTCTATTACCAACTTATGATGgctatattttcctttttcaactattatttgattattatttctTCTTGA
- the LOC101268053 gene encoding pre-rRNA-processing protein ESF1, with protein MESKNKGNKNRKGKRPADASSADGDESGGGNRTEKSVINDSRFAALHSDPRFREPPQKKSKVTIDSRFNRMFTDKNFVSSKAPTDIRGKPRKSSAKNPLNHYYHIEEEKEEQGEKQKRQKEKLKVLESESDDDSEEEEEEEEEETKSDSGTSEEEIEDHKLKKVGAVSSESEEDEDEEVGSDNSLASTSDSASDSDSDDEMDEVSSEEEDTFIQKEDVPEIDKETKRLAVVNMDWGRVKAVDLYMLLSSFLPRGGQITSVAVYPSDFGLKRMEEEAVHGPVGLFDEEKAKDEDSDDDEEEEKDDDEMDNEKLRAYEMSRLRYYYAVVECDSSATADYLYKTCDGVEFERTSNKLDLRFIPDSMEFKHQPRDIATEAPADYEGLDFHTRALQHSNIELTWDEDEPQRIRTLKRQFNDKQLADMELKEFLASDESGSDDSEEGDDDTEDKSAKRKKKHDTYRALLQSGEGSDGNNEDDDQDMEVTFNTGLEDLSKRILEKKDKQSETVWEAYLRKKREKKKSRKGNTKDSSEDESSDSDQEPIDEPEDFFIEEPSAKGDKDSQRKSTRKGKQSLEASEEAEASRAELELLLADDKGGDPNLKGYNMKPKKAKGKKGKGTPVEDKLPTIDYEDPRFSSLFKSHLFALDPTDPQFKRSAAYARQLAQKQHKVEEEIVSAKQQPGVTRKLESATNEKLQSGDLPSRKEKHELSSLVKSIKMKSQQLSLSSQGKAVVKNEKSQAMSKNIDGEGGKKENEKSRARAKKKDEKRVK; from the exons ATGGAGTCAAAAAACAAGGGTAATAAGAACAGAAAGGGGAAAAGGCCAGCCGATGCCTCCTCCGCAGACGGAGATGAAAGCGGCGGAGGAAATAGAACTGAAAAGAGTGTCATCAATGATTCTCGATTTGCGGCGTTGCACTCGGATCCTAGATTCCGCGAACCACCGCAGAAAAAGTCTAAAGTTACCATTGATTCTCGATTTAATCGTATGTTCACTGATAAAAACTTCGTATCATCAAAAGCACCGACTGATATTAGAGGCAAACCCCGTAAATCTTCTGCTAAAAACCCTCTTAACCATTATTACCATattgaggaagaaaaagaagaacagGGTGAGAAACAGAAGAGGCAGAAGGAGAAATTAAAGGTGTTAGAATCTGAAAGCGATGATGacagtgaagaagaagaagaagaagaagaagaagagaccAAGAGTGACAGTGGGACGAGTGAGGAAGAAATTGAAGACCATAAATTGAAGAAAGTTGGCGCCGTATCATCAGAGTccgaagaagatgaagatgaagaggtGGGAAGTGATAATTCACTGGCAAGTACGTCCGATTCCGCTTCGGATTCTGATTCTGATGATGAAATGGACGAAGTTTCTTCAGAGGAGGAAGACACTTTCATTCAG AAAGAGGATGTGCCTGAGATTGACAAGGAAACTAAGAGGCTTGCTGTTGTTAACATGGATTGGGGTAGAGTAaag GCAGTTGACTTGTATATGCTATTGAGCTCCTTTCTCCCAAGAGGGGGTCAAATAACATCTGTTGCTGTCTATCCATCTGACTTTGGTCTCAAGCGTATGGAAGAGGAGGCTGTCCATGGTCCAGTTGGCCTATTTGACGAGGAAAAGGCAAAAGATGAAGAcagtgatgatgatgaagaagaagaaaaagatgatgATGAGATGGACAATGAGAAATTACGCGCCTATGAGATGAGTCGGCTCAG GTATTATTATGCTGTGGTGGAATGCGATTCAAGTGCTACAGCTGATTATCTTTACAAAACTTGTGATGGGGTTGAGTTTGAGAGAACATCAAACAAATTAGATTTGAGGTTTATTCCAGATTCCATGGAATTCAAGCATCAACCACGTGACATTGCAACAGAG GCCCCTGCAGATTATGAAGGTCTAGATTTTCACACTCGAGCTTTGCAGCATAGCAATATTGAACTTACATGGGATGAGGATGAGCCACAACGCATCAGGACCTTGAAGAGACAGTTCAATGATAAACAG CTTGCAGATATGGAGTTGAAAGAGTTTTTGGCTTCTGATGAGAGTGGAAGTGATGATAGTGAGGAAGGTGATGATGACACAGAAGATAAATCTgccaaaaggaagaaaaaacatGATACCTACCGTGCGTTACTCCAGTCTGGGGAGGGTTCAGATGGAAATAACGAGGACGATGACCAGGACATGGAGGTCACATTTAACACTGGATTGGAAGATCTAAGCAAACGTATCCTAGAAAAGAAGGATAAACAGTCGGAAACTGTGTGGGAAGCTTATCTCAGaaagaaaagggagaaaaagaaGTCCAGGAAAGGTAACACCAAGGATTCATCAGAAGATGAGAGCAGCGATAGTGATCAAGAACCTATAGATGAACCTGAGGACTTCTTCATTGAAGAGCCTTCCGCAAAAGGGGATAAGGATTCCCAACGTAAGAGCACCAGGAAAGGGAAGCAGAGCCTTGAAGCATCTGAAGAAGCTGAAGCAAGTAGAGCAGAGCTTGAGCTATTACTTGCAGATGACAAAGGAGGAGACCCTAACTTGAAGGGTTACAACATGAAACCTAAAAAGGCGAAGGGGAAGAAGGGTAAAGGAACTCCAGTAGAGGACAAGTTGCCAACTATAGATTATGAAGATCCACGGTTTTCATCTCTCTTTAAATCACACCTCTTTGCATTGGACCCCACAGATCCTCAGTTCAAACG GAGTGCAGCTTATGCTCGTCAGTTGGCACAAAAGCAGCACAAGGTCGAAGAAGAAATTGTGAGTGCAAAACAACAGCCCGGAGTAACTAGAAAATTAGAGTCAGCAACAAATGAAAAATTGCAGTCTGGTGATTTGCCTTCAAGAAAGGAGAAGCACGAGCTATCTTCTTTAGTTAAATCTATTAAGATGAAATCACAACAATTATCATTGTCCTCTCAAGGTAAGGCGGTagtaaagaatgaaaaaagtcAAGCAATGTCAAAGAACATCGATGGAGAGGGAGGAAAGAAGGAGAACGAAAAAAGTCGAGCAAGGGCaaagaagaaagatgaaaaGCGAGTAAAATAA